One window of the Methanobacteriaceae archaeon genome contains the following:
- a CDS encoding 50S ribosomal protein L14e: MPAIEVGRICMKISGREAGEKCVIVEIIDDKFVEVVGSAVKNRRCNIKHLEPTQQVIEITSDDPETIIKDLEAALA, from the coding sequence ATGCCAGCAATAGAAGTTGGAAGAATTTGTATGAAAATCTCCGGAAGAGAAGCCGGAGAAAAATGTGTAATAGTCGAGATTATAGATGATAAATTTGTAGAAGTAGTGGGAAGTGCTGTGAAAAATCGCAGATGCAACATCAAACACTTGGAACCAACTCAACAGGTAATAGAAATAACAAGTGATGACCCAGAAACCATCATCAAGGATCTGGAAGCAGCACTGGCTTAA
- a CDS encoding RNA-guided pseudouridylation complex pseudouridine synthase subunit Cbf5 has protein sequence MTELLQKAYGETNPEYGSFPDERPIEEHLSKGIINLDKPSGPTSHEIDSWVKRILHAQKTGHGGTLDPRVTGVLPIGIDTATRAIQLLLEAPKEYVCLIHLHENVDEAKIRDILGEFTGKIFQTPPMRSAVKRELRVRTIYYVNILEIDGQDALFKIGCQAGTYIRKYCHDIGEALGCGAHMAELRRTRVGNFKEDETLKTLQDLTDAYHYWKEDGNEAPLRECVLPMEQSASHLKKIVVRDSAVDALCHGADLASGGILQYSEGIKKNETVAVLSLKGELVASGRALANSSEIERAEKGIMVDIKKVFMEPGTYPMMWK, from the coding sequence ATGACAGAACTCCTCCAGAAAGCCTACGGGGAAACAAACCCTGAATATGGTTCTTTTCCTGATGAGCGGCCCATAGAGGAGCACCTGTCCAAGGGGATCATCAATCTGGACAAACCCTCCGGGCCAACCTCCCATGAAATAGATTCCTGGGTGAAAAGGATTCTCCATGCACAGAAAACTGGTCACGGCGGTACCCTGGACCCCAGAGTAACTGGTGTACTTCCCATTGGAATCGACACTGCAACCAGAGCCATACAACTACTCCTGGAAGCACCCAAAGAATACGTTTGCCTCATACATCTGCATGAAAACGTGGATGAGGCAAAGATAAGGGATATTCTAGGGGAATTCACTGGTAAAATATTCCAAACACCACCCATGCGTTCTGCAGTAAAACGAGAACTGCGGGTACGCACCATTTATTACGTTAACATTCTGGAAATCGATGGACAGGATGCCCTCTTTAAAATTGGCTGCCAAGCAGGCACTTACATCAGGAAGTACTGTCACGACATAGGTGAAGCATTAGGATGCGGAGCCCACATGGCAGAACTTCGCCGAACAAGGGTAGGAAACTTTAAAGAGGATGAAACCCTCAAAACACTCCAGGATCTTACTGATGCCTACCACTACTGGAAGGAAGATGGGAATGAAGCTCCACTCAGGGAATGCGTACTCCCCATGGAACAATCAGCCAGCCACCTTAAAAAGATAGTGGTTCGCGATTCAGCTGTAGATGCACTGTGCCACGGTGCAGACCTGGCTTCTGGAGGAATACTACAGTACTCAGAGGGTATTAAAAAGAACGAAACTGTGGCTGTTTTAAGTCTAAAAGGTGAACTGGTTGCATCTGGCAGGGCACTGGCCAACAGTTCTGAAATAGAGCGGGCAGAGAAAGGTATTATGGTGGATATAAAAAAGGTTTTTATGGAACCTGGCACATATCCCATGATGTGGAAGTAA